From Sebaldella sp. S0638, one genomic window encodes:
- a CDS encoding replication initiation protein codes for MEKNSQKNQFFFQEYDIFIDFHKKINKREKFFLEFLIEKIKNKFENPNEKTLVFEIEILFKVLKITTKEEFEKFMNSFSEKRIIYKCRKFNLLTFEGSIYPVSSFEFNDEKFYIDISEKFYSIFSAEENDFKQLYFDILLQFDSMIVKKLFLFLINNKSINDTLEVSEEYLKEYLELSNTYDRFYDFEKNVLKRSIAQIEKYTPLKIKYEKIKNKSYLNSKIVGIKFYIIDNVRSNLSKQTNELLKGYEDLFVKYNKIWDYTLSVLSKKGYEYVKKNITYTVLHRKDNMDRYIVEALKYNHYENRLKNRVAKFSETHKLVFHEEERYASLADLHTEFFKIIANLNLFYLTQVDTFYRELYKLKKFNELEYIDNQIAVFIEYNGEYLSRMFVFEK; via the coding sequence ATGGAGAAAAACAGTCAAAAAAACCAGTTTTTTTTTCAGGAATACGATATTTTTATTGATTTTCACAAAAAAATCAATAAAAGAGAGAAATTTTTCCTGGAATTTTTAATAGAAAAAATAAAGAATAAATTTGAAAATCCAAATGAAAAAACTCTTGTCTTTGAAATCGAAATACTTTTTAAAGTGCTGAAAATTACCACAAAAGAAGAATTTGAAAAATTCATGAATAGTTTTTCAGAAAAAAGAATAATTTACAAATGCAGAAAATTTAATCTTCTTACATTTGAAGGTTCTATTTATCCTGTGTCTTCCTTTGAATTCAATGATGAAAAGTTCTACATTGATATTTCCGAAAAATTTTACAGTATTTTTTCTGCTGAAGAAAATGATTTTAAACAGCTTTATTTTGATATTCTGCTGCAGTTCGACAGCATGATTGTAAAAAAGCTTTTCCTGTTCCTTATAAATAACAAAAGTATAAACGACACTCTGGAAGTTTCTGAGGAATATCTGAAAGAATACCTTGAGCTGTCTAATACATATGACCGTTTTTATGATTTTGAGAAAAATGTCCTGAAAAGATCCATTGCGCAAATTGAAAAGTATACACCCCTGAAGATAAAGTATGAAAAAATAAAGAATAAGTCTTACTTAAACAGTAAAATTGTAGGGATAAAATTTTACATCATTGATAATGTAAGAAGTAATTTAAGTAAACAGACTAATGAACTGCTGAAAGGATATGAGGATTTATTTGTAAAATATAATAAGATATGGGATTACACATTAAGTGTACTCTCTAAAAAGGGATATGAATATGTGAAGAAAAATATAACTTATACTGTTCTGCACAGAAAAGACAATATGGATCGTTATATAGTAGAGGCTCTTAAATATAACCATTATGAGAACAGACTGAAAAACAGAGTGGCAAAATTCAGCGAGACACATAAGCTGGTTTTTCATGAGGAAGAACGTTACGCCTCGCTTGCTGATCTTCATACCGAATTTTTCAAAATTATCGCTAATCTGAATCTGTTTTATCTCACACAGGTGGATACTTTTTACAGGGAACTGTATAAATTGAAAAAATTTAATGAACTTGAATATATTGATAATCAGATCGCTGTATTTATAGAATATAACGGTGAATATCTAAGCAGAATGTTTGTTTTTGAAAAGTAA
- a CDS encoding PRD domain-containing protein — protein sequence MEQSFLEDVRQHLGLSEEEFSKYTDNAAEVEKILERNNVVFTYEFKLVFYSHIISFCQRLETNEKLNVTNSGFEEEISKDAYSISSEIIKMLSEKYETEADDLEIILAAIQIQLALEFQNQ from the coding sequence ATGGAGCAGAGTTTTTTAGAGGATGTAAGGCAGCATTTGGGGTTATCAGAGGAAGAATTTTCTAAGTATACTGACAATGCCGCAGAAGTAGAAAAAATACTGGAAAGAAATAATGTAGTATTTACTTATGAATTTAAGCTGGTATTTTATTCTCATATTATCAGTTTTTGCCAGAGACTTGAGACAAATGAAAAGTTAAATGTCACTAATTCAGGTTTTGAAGAGGAAATAAGTAAAGATGCTTACAGTATATCTTCAGAAATTATAAAAATGCTGTCGGAAAAATATGAAACAGAAGCAGATGATCTGGAAATAATACTGGCAGCAATTCAAATACAGCTCGCACTGGAATTTCAAAATCAATAA
- a CDS encoding histidine phosphatase family protein → MKKRFFGVFGILFLFLVTGIISHSAAKDNEVVLYIVRHGKTMLNTTDRVQGWSDAVLTPAGIEVAEYLGAGLKEKKIKFTAAYSSDSGRSIQTADIVLKETGQKSIPLKTDWRLREFNFGTYEGDLNHTMWTDIAKSQGKTLEQWQAAGISPKDFANSVAALDKGRDPEGVNWPAEDYETITKRLKEGIDEIAKESARKGGGNVLVVSHGLSITALVNTLDPGLNVPAGLKNASVTKVVYKNGKYEVKEVGDMSFVEIGRKLNSK, encoded by the coding sequence ATGAAAAAAAGATTTTTTGGAGTTTTTGGAATTTTATTTCTATTTTTAGTTACAGGTATTATATCACACTCAGCCGCTAAGGACAACGAAGTTGTTCTGTACATTGTGCGGCATGGTAAAACTATGCTTAATACTACTGACAGAGTTCAGGGATGGTCTGACGCCGTCCTCACTCCTGCGGGAATAGAAGTAGCCGAGTATCTCGGGGCAGGATTAAAAGAGAAGAAAATAAAGTTTACTGCGGCGTACAGCAGTGACAGCGGGAGAAGTATCCAGACAGCTGATATTGTTTTAAAAGAAACAGGACAGAAGTCTATTCCTCTGAAAACTGACTGGCGTTTGAGAGAGTTTAACTTCGGGACATATGAAGGGGATCTTAATCATACAATGTGGACTGATATTGCCAAAAGTCAGGGGAAGACTCTGGAACAATGGCAGGCAGCAGGAATTTCTCCGAAAGATTTTGCAAATAGTGTTGCTGCATTAGATAAAGGACGTGATCCTGAAGGTGTTAACTGGCCTGCTGAGGATTATGAGACTATCACTAAAAGGCTTAAAGAGGGAATTGATGAAATTGCAAAGGAATCTGCCAGAAAAGGCGGCGGTAATGTGCTGGTTGTTTCACATGGTCTGAGTATAACTGCTCTTGTAAATACTCTTGATCCCGGGCTTAATGTACCTGCCGGACTTAAAAATGCCAGTGTTACTAAGGTAGTTTATAAAAACGGGAAGTATGAAGTTAAAGAAGTGGGGGATATGAGTTTCGTGGAAATTGGGCGGAAGCTTAACAGTAAATAA